In Mesoplasma florum L1, the DNA window AATCAGTTCCATTTACTAATCCAGCTGCAGTTAACACAGTTTCAATTTGTGTTTTAACAGCTGAAACATCATTTCCTTTAGCAGCTGAAATTTTTAAATCATCAGCTTTAATAATATCTGCTAAATCTTTTGAAAAGTCTGTTGATCAAGTTACAACAAAAGTTACTTTAGAACCATCAACAACTTTATCTGAACCTTTTCCTGTTATTTCAACACTTGTTGTTGCTTCATCATCAGTACGAGCAACTGTAAAGTCTACATAATCAGTTCCATTTACTAATCCAGCTGCAGTTAACACAGTTTCAATTTGTATTTTAACAGCTGAAACATCATTTCCTTTAGCAGCTGAAATTTTTAAATCATCAGCTTTAATAATATCTGCTAAATCTTTTGAAAAGTCTATTGATCAAGTTACAACAAAAGTTACTTTAGAACCATCAACAACTTTATCTGAACCTTTTCCTGTTATTTCAACACTTGTTGTTGCTTCATCATCAGTACGAGCAACTGTAAAGTCTACATAATCAGTTCCATTTACTAATCCAGCTGCAGTTAACACAGTTTCAATTTGTATTTTAACAGTTGAAACATCATTTCCTTTAGCAGCTGAAATTTTTAAATCATCAGCTTTAATAATATCTGCTAAATCTTTTGAAAAGTCTGTTGATCAAGTTACAACAAAAGTTACTTTAGAACCATCAACAACTTTATCTGAACCTTTTCCTGTTATTTCAACACTTGTTGTTGCTTCATCATCAGTACGAGCAACTGTAAAGTCTACATAATCAGTTCCATTTACTAATCCAGCTGCAGTTAACACAGTTTCAATTTGTGTTTTAACAGTTGAAACATCATTTCCTTTAGCAGCTGAAATTTTTAAATCATCAGCTTTAATAATATCTGCTAAATCTTTTGAAAAGTCTGTTGATCAAGTTACAACAAAAGTTACTTTAGAACCATCAACAACTTTATCTGAACCTTTTCCTGTTATTTCAACACTTGTTGTTGCTTCATCATCAGTACGAGCAACTGTAAAGTCTACATAATCAGTTCCATTTACTAATCCAGCTGCAGTTAACACAGTTTCAATTTGTGTTTTAACAGTTGAAACATCATTTCCTTTAGCAGCTGAAATTTTTAAATCATCAGCTTTAATAATATCTGCTAAATCTTTTGAAAAGTCTGTTGATCAAGTTACAACAAAAGTTACTTTAGAACCATCAACAACTTTATCTGAACCTTTTCCTGTTATTTCAACACTTGTTGTTGCTTCATCATCAGTACGAGCAACTGTAAAGTCTACATAATCAGTTCCATTTACTAATCCAGCTGCAGTTAACACAGTTTCAATTTGTGTTTTAACAGCTGAAGCATCATTTCCTTTAGCAGCTGAAATTTTTAAATCATCAGCTTTAATAATATCTGCTAAATTTTGTGAAGAATTACCAACTCTAGCTTTTACACTAAAATCATTTTTTCCTTCAATTACATAATTTTCTTTAAATGTAACAGTAAATTTAATTGTTTCATCGTTTCAGTCTTTTGGTGTTTCTGTTGGATAAATAACACTATCAACACCAGTAATAGCTTGTACTGCATTTGTAATATCTTCTTGAGCTGCTTCAATGTTTGCATATGATTTTCCGTTAATAGCAACTTCAGCCGCTGTTTGAATATCACTAGCTAAAACTTTATATGATTTTCAAGTATGAGGTAAAGTTACATCTCCTGTATAAACAAATTCGTTTTCATCATTAGAATTACCAATAAATTTTCATTCTTTTGTATTTTTTACTACATTTGAATTATCATCTTTTAACAGAATAACTTCCTCTACTGTAATTTGCCCTTTATTAAATTCAGTATCAACAGCTTTTTGCAATTCATCTAGAGTTCATGTTTTTTCTTCATAATCTTTATCCTTTAAGATAGTTTCTAATTCATTTTTAATTGTACTTATATTGGCAGTAACTTTATAATCATGAGTAACTTTAAGTTCTCCTTGATATTGTTTGTTATTTTCTTTTGAACCTTGACCTGTAATAACAAATTTTTCTGTTTTTTTACCTAGTTCAGAATTATCATAAGTTACAGTTGAATCATCTTCAGTAACATCAAATTCTTCAGAACCATATTTAGTATTTAATGCAGATTGCAATCCATCTTTAGTTCAAGCTTGATTTTTATGTGCTTCATCATTAACAAAACTTGTTAATTCTTGTTTAAATTCTTCATTAGTTGATATATCTGTTCTTGACATTAAATTTACAGTAACTTCTACTGTGTTAGTTGTTTGTTCTAAAACATAACCAGTTGATAATGTTAAAGTAACTGTAAAACTTGATTTATCATCTTCAACAGATTTATTATATTTAGCCTCAGCTTTTTCAATACCTTTAATTCCTGTTGGTTCTGCATCACTTGCTGCTTCTTTATAAGCAAATGCAGCTTCAATAGCTGATTTAGCAGCTTCTTTATTATCAAATTTATCGTGATTTGCTAAATCAGTAACAACAGTATTTATTTGTGCATTGCTAATTACAGTTTGTTTTGTATATGTATGAGTTAATGTTATTTCACCTATATACTTTAATGTATTTTCTGGATCTGTTGTTGCATTACCTGTAAATGTAAATTCAGCTTTTTTCTTTGTTTCACCAGTATAGTTATTATCGTCACTATAAGTTCCACCAGAAACTGCTATTTCACCATTTCCAAATTCAGAATCTATCTTAGTTTGTAAATCAGTAACAGTTCATTCATCATGAGGTTTTTCAGATAGAATGCTTGTCAGTCTTGTTGAAATAACTGAAATATCTTCAGCTTTATTATCTTTTACTTCATAAGTTTGAGTTAATGTTAATTGACCTGTATATTTTTTATTATTTGCTTTAAATATAAATTCAGCTTTAGCTATACTTGTTACTTTAGTATAGTCTTTAAATGAAACTGTAATTTCACCTTCACCAAATTCAGTATCTACTTTTTTTTGTAATTCTGATACATCTCATTTTGCATCAGTTTTTGATTTTAAAATTGCTTCCAATTTTGATTGCAAGATTCTAATATCGTTTTGCTTTTTCTTGTCTGCATTAGCTATAGCTACACCAGCTACAACAACGTTTGTTGTTAATGTAACAACCACTAATAATGCTAATAATTTTTTCATATAAACCCCCATATTTAATTGTTTTTTTACAATAAATACTCCAATTTTAGATTATTAATTCAAAAAAAACTCCAAAATGGGAATTTTTTCGTCTTTTTTTATTGAATTTACCAAAAAAAAAAAAAAAAGGCCAAAAACACTACTTTTTGACCCTTTTTTGACATTAAAATAAGCTATAACCATAGGTTAAAAAATAGCTTTTTTATCACTAATTAAATATACTAATGATCAAATTCAACTAAAAATATTAATTGATATTACTGATGTAACTATAAATAGTATTTAAATAACTCTATTTTTAGATAATTTTAATCTTCATGCAAATATTATATTTAATAAATTAATAGCAGTTAAACTAGTTGCAACAATTACTATAATCATCATTATTTGATTAAAGTAAGCAATAAACTGGGAAAAATAAAATTTACATTTCTGAAAAAGAAAGGTAGATTTTTTTATGTCTAAATTTTTAACAAAAAAACAAAGAATAAATATTATAAAAATAAATGATGAATTAAGTATTAATAAAGCAGCTATAGAGTATTTAAAAATAACTGGAAAAGAGGTTGGTCTAAAAGAATTAGAAATAAAAGTTTTTTTTAGATAATAAAGGTATGAAAGCACTACAAAGAAAAGCAGGTAATTTTAGACCGCCAAAAAGAGATGATTCTGATATTCCTTCAATTATTGATAAATTAAATGAAAACAAAAAATGAAATAATTGAAGCTTGAATTAAAGAACAAAGAAATAATAAAGAATAAAAACTCTGTAAAGAAAATTAAGTCATTAAATAATACTTTAAGATCAAAAATTTCTACAATACATAGAACAACTTTTTATATTACGTAAAAAGAAAGGAATTATAAATTTGACTATTTGAAAAATAAAGTAATTGATATTTTTAATAACAGCAAAGGATTTTATGGAAGCAGAAAAATAGCAATCATTTTATCTCAAAATGGGTTATATATAAACGATAGAACTTTGAGAAATTACATGATTAGATAAGGTTTAATAACACTTACATGTAAAAAGAAACGCAAAGCAGAAATTAAAAATACAAAAATTAAATAAAGAGATTAATCAAAAGAAATTATAATCCCGAATTAGATAATATCGTAGCTACAGATGTTTCTTATATACCTGCAACATCAACATATAATGATGTTTATTTATCAGTTGCGATTAGTCACAAAACTAAAAAAATAGAATCATGAAAAATTTCTGAAAATATGATGTAAAATTAGTTTTTGATACTTTAGATAAGCTAAACTGAAAAGGGTTTATTTTGCATTCTGATCATGGTTTTCAATATTCTTCTTATGAAGTTACTAAAAAGTAAAAAAATCAATTCACAAATATCTATGAGTAGAATTGGAAACTCATTAGATAACAGAGAAGTTGAATATTTCTTTAGTGTGTAAAGGGCGAATACTTAAATAGAATAAATACTCAAAAAATGAAAATTTAAATAAATTTATAAACACATGCAATGATATATAAGTTGATACAATAATCATAGAATATAGAAAGTTTTAAATTGAAAAACGCCAGCATGAGCTAGCGTTAATTAATTATTTAAAGTGTAGATTTATTTTTTCCCAGTTTATGATGCAAATGAAAATTTTAAATAATTAATTCTTAAAAAAGTATTCTTAATAAATTATACATTTAAATAAATATTTTCTTGTAAAAAGACACTAATGAAAATATTAATTGATTATTAAAATATAATTAGCTAAAAAAACTAATTTTGCCAATTAAGGAAATGATAATATAATTAAAATATTGAAAAATTAATATCTGATAAAATACCTAAACCTAGAATTAACTTAGGTATTTTGTGATAATTCTAACAAGAAATATGACACTTTAAAAACACTAATCTATACTTTGAGATAGTCAAAAAAATTATTTTCATTTATTAATTATTTTCAGGAAATTTTGGTTGTCTTTCCTTGGCTCAATTTCCCCCTTGATGATAAAAATTAGCAAAATATTCAACATTTTTAACATCTCAATTAGAAATATCAACATTAAAAGCTTGAGCACGATAAAACATATAACTCATGTTAGTTACACTTGAGATATTTCATTTTGAAATATCTTGATTAAAAGCTTGAGCACCAAAAAACATACTACTCATATCTGTTACCTTTGATGTATCTCATGCTACATATTTTTCATTATTTTTTTCTACTTCTTTTGTTGAAATATCACAATTAAAAGCTTGAGCACCAGAAAACATATTACTCATGTTAGTTACACTTGAAGTATTTCATTTTGAAATATCACCATTAAAAGCATAAGTTTCAGAAAACATACTACTCATATCAGTTACTTTTGATGTATCTCATGCAACATATTTTTCATTATTTTTTTCTACTTCTTTTGTTGAAATATCACCATTAAAAGCTTGAGCACCAGAAAACATACTACTCATATCAGTTACACTTGAAGTATTTCATTTTGAAATATCACCATTAAAAGCTTCAGCTTCAGAAAACATACCACTCATATTAGTTACTTTTGATGTATCTCATGCAACATATTTTTCATTATTTTGATCTACTTCTTTTGTTGAAATATCACCATTAAAATTTTGAGCACCTAAAAACATATTACTCATGTCAGTTACACTTGAAGTATTTCATTTTGAAATATCACCATTAAAAGCATAAGTATGATAAAACATATTACTCATATCAGTTACTTTTGATGTATCTCATGCAACATATTTTTCATTATTTTGATCTACTTCTTTTGTTGAAATATCACCATTAAAAGCTGAAGCATCAGAAAACATACTACTCATGTTAGTTACACTTGAAGTATTTCATTTTGAAATATCACCATTAAAAGCATAAGTATGATAAAACATATTACTCATATCAGTTACTTTTGATGTATCTCATGCAACATATTTTTCATTATTTTGATCTACTTCTTTTGTTGAAATATCACCATTAAAAGCTGAAGCACGAGAAAACATATTACTCATGTCAGTTACACTTGAAGTATTTCATTTTGAAATATCGCCATTAAAAGCATAAGTATCAGAAAACATACCACTCATGTTAGTTACACTTGAAGTATTTCATTTTGAAATATCACCATTAAAAGCTGAAGAACCAGAAAACATATTACTCATATCAGTTACTTTTGATGTATCTCATGCAACATATTTTTCATTATTTTGATCTACTTCTTTTGTTGAAATATCACCATTAAAAGCTTGAGCACCATAAAACATATTACTCATGTCAGTTACACTTGAAGTATTTCATTTTGAAATACCAAAATCCACAATATCACTTTGTGCAAAAATTCAATTCATATTAGTTACATTCGAAACATTTCAACCTGATAAGTCAATATTACTAAATGTTGTAAGTTTGAATGTTCCTTCCATGGAATTTACATTTGAAGTATCTCATTTTTTGATATCACTTAAATGATCTCCAGAATTAGAATTAGCATAAAATAAATAGTTCAAAGATTTTATGTTTTCATTTAATTTATTTGGATAAACTATATCCTCTGAAAAACGAGTAAAAATGTTTATTGGTTCATTATTGTCTTCTTCAAAAAATATTCCACAAACTTGACCATTATTATATCAACCAAACTCGATTATTTCAGTAAATTCAATTTCATCTCAATCTTTAGAACTTGTTCCTTTAAATTCTTTGCTATGGATATTTTCATCTTTATCTATTTTATAAAACATAAGTGTTGAATTTAAAACTGTTTTTATTTTAAATTCGCCATCAAATTCTGATTTTCATTCATAGTTATGGGTGTTTAATGATACTTTTATTGTAATTTCGTGCTCCTTATCTCATTCCACTTCTCCTAATTTTTTAATTTCAATCTTTGGTTCAGTTGTTAAATCAGGATTTATTATTTTATTGAAAGTTTCAATAATAGCTTTTTTAGCTTCACTCTCATCATATTCTTGAAGAATAGCTGATTTAAAAGATTTTTCCATTACATTTTGATCAATTTTAATAACTTTAGATACTGAAATATTCACATTAAATTTACCTTCAAATGATAAATCATCTCAAACATAATTTTCTTCGAGCATTACTTTAACTTCAAAAGTTTTTTCCTCAAATGCATATGATGTTAATATTTTAGCTTCAACAGTTTTAATTCCAGAAACATTTTTTAATGAATTATTAAGTTCAGCAATAGCTTCATCCTCAGTTAAATTTTTACCCTGAATTGATTCATTTAACATAGTTTGAATTTCTTCTTTTTTAATGACATCATAAGTTCCAACTTTTGCTGAAACTGTGAATTCACCATTAAATGATAAATCATCTCAAATATAATTTTCTTCGAGCATTACTTTAACTTCAAAAGTTTTTTCCTCAAATGCATATGATGTTAATATTTTAGCTTCAACAGTTTTAATTCCAGAAACATTTTTTAATGAATTATTAAGCTCAGCAATAGCTTCATCTTCAGTTAAATTTTTATTCTTAATAGATTCTTCTAATTTCTTTTGTATTTCATTCTGATCAATTTTATTATAAGCAGGGGGTTTATTTAATTTTTTCATCGACTCATAAGAAACAATTCCTGTAAGAACACTTGCTGTTAAAGATAAAACAGCTAATAATTGTAATAATTTTTTCATATTTCTCCTTTATATTTTTTAATTTTTAATTTCATTTTTTACTTTTTTCATATAAGCAATTAATTCTTTTTTTGTCAGGTTTCTCAAATTAACTTTTTGTAATTTTTTTGATAATTCTTTTTCAATCGCAATGCTTCTTAATTTATTTGAGTATTTTTGCAATTCATTTCTTTGTTCATCAATATTGCGTGATCCATCAATTTTAGCTCTTTCAGAGACTGACATTTTTGGCGTAACTTCTTTTTTAGCTATAGTTTTTCTCTCTTTAAAGTTGACTTCTTCAATATACTCCTCAGCGGTTTCCACTAAGCTATCTTTATATTTTGTTTCCATTTTTGAAACAAAGTCATGTGCATCTTCATCAGAAACATTAGAGTCTTTTTTAAAATTGATTTTTTTTATTTTGTTACTTGAATTGGCTGTTTTTTTACTTTTGTCATTTTGATTAGATGCTGGTTCAATTTCCAATATATTATTATTATTATTATTATTTAAAAGCTCATAAATAATAAAACCTAGCATGCAGGTAATTCCAACGATTAGAATTCAGTTGATTAATAAATCTCAAAAAATTGGAAGTAAGAATATATATCCACCGTTTACACTGTATAATAATCGAAATTCTGAAAATGACTTTGAACCTATTGGTCCTGTGAAAAAAGAACTTGTTATTTTTCCATTAGCAAATCAGTTAACATCTGTCTTGTTTATTAAACTAAATTCTGATTCAAAAATTACTTTTCATTGACTAGTTCCATTTATTGCCTGATTTATCATCTTAAACATGAATGCTAAAATTATCAAGATAATTATCATTAAGAATCAAGTTAAGATATTTTTAAATTTATTTTGATTTACTTTTAGTATTTTTTTCATTTTATCTCCTTTTATTTCCTTTTCATTTTGTTATTTTTTTGTTGAAATCCTGATTAAAAGTTTTGTTTTCTTTATTTTTATAAAGTAAAATTAAGTTTTTATTTTATTTAAATATTCACTAATATTCTAATTAAATTCATTAATTTAGTAAAACCTGGAGAAGTAAGGGCTAGGAAATTTTAAACTAATATATTATTATATAAATTGAATCTTCTTTAAAGATTTTTTCATGTATTTTTTTATATATAATAATAATTAATTTAGCACGATATAGGTTTTTTCACTTCTTTAAGACTAGATTCTGAACTATAAACTCCACTAGC includes these proteins:
- a CDS encoding histone-like/ribosomal-like protein, which produces MKKILKVNQNKFKNILTWFLMIIILIILAFMFKMINQAINGTSQWKVIFESEFSLINKTDVNWFANGKITSSFFTGPIGSKSFSEFRLLYSVNGGYIFLLPIFWDLLINWILIVGITCMLGFIIYELLNNNNNNNILEIEPASNQNDKSKKTANSSNKIKKINFKKDSNVSDEDAHDFVSKMETKYKDSLVETAEEYIEEVNFKERKTIAKKEVTPKMSVSERAKIDGSRNIDEQRNELQKYSNKLRSIAIEKELSKKLQKVNLRNLTKKELIAYMKKVKNEIKN
- a CDS encoding BspA family leucine-rich repeat surface protein, with the translated sequence MKKLLQLLAVLSLTASVLTGIVSYESMKKLNKPPAYNKIDQNEIQKKLEESIKNKNLTEDEAIAELNNSLKNVSGIKTVEAKILTSYAFEEKTFEVKVMLEENYIWDDLSFNGEFTVSAKVGTYDVIKKEEIQTMLNESIQGKNLTEDEAIAELNNSLKNVSGIKTVEAKILTSYAFEEKTFEVKVMLEENYVWDDLSFEGKFNVNISVSKVIKIDQNVMEKSFKSAILQEYDESEAKKAIIETFNKIINPDLTTEPKIEIKKLGEVEWDKEHEITIKVSLNTHNYEWKSEFDGEFKIKTVLNSTLMFYKIDKDENIHSKEFKGTSSKDWDEIEFTEIIEFGWYNNGQVCGIFFEEDNNEPINIFTRFSEDIVYPNKLNENIKSLNYLFYANSNSGDHLSDIKKWDTSNVNSMEGTFKLTTFSNIDLSGWNVSNVTNMNWIFAQSDIVDFGISKWNTSSVTDMSNMFYGAQAFNGDISTKEVDQNNEKYVAWDTSKVTDMSNMFSGSSAFNGDISKWNTSSVTNMSGMFSDTYAFNGDISKWNTSSVTDMSNMFSRASAFNGDISTKEVDQNNEKYVAWDTSKVTDMSNMFYHTYAFNGDISKWNTSSVTNMSSMFSDASAFNGDISTKEVDQNNEKYVAWDTSKVTDMSNMFYHTYAFNGDISKWNTSSVTDMSNMFLGAQNFNGDISTKEVDQNNEKYVAWDTSKVTNMSGMFSEAEAFNGDISKWNTSSVTDMSSMFSGAQAFNGDISTKEVEKNNEKYVAWDTSKVTDMSSMFSETYAFNGDISKWNTSSVTNMSNMFSGAQAFNCDISTKEVEKNNEKYVAWDTSKVTDMSSMFFGAQAFNQDISKWNISSVTNMSYMFYRAQAFNVDISNWDVKNVEYFANFYHQGGNWAKERQPKFPENN